A single window of Nocardia sp. NBC_01327 DNA harbors:
- a CDS encoding peptide synthetase, giving the protein MSTFRRPISPTELMYFPMRELAPPFLMQLAIEGTGGLDAEELRRAVTVASEANPGARLVREGKHWVDSGQAPAVRAVPHTLEYPALEGDPVLNSPIGPTSEATAEVLLLTADPVTVIFRVFHGVMDGMGMVMWATDVLRVLRGQAPIGAADPIADEELVRKVGAPGRPALMLPRWRSALGTGRQDAGQPRHLLRHRTINATGPGAMVRVAAILADEGGPVSRIMIPVDLRRHDPELRSTGNLALPLFLDASPGVDWKQLNADKKIGLQERRELNQMEAARLSNVPPAAGKVLLRSLNWAGARLGRNLASATVSHMGRYDFDDMAVPGFTPTSVRVLPQHSVAMPLLFGLTEGGGRTELTVSARSGRGIPARLDALLDRIVTTLETEFAPSDSTAS; this is encoded by the coding sequence ATGAGCACCTTCCGCCGCCCCATCTCCCCCACCGAGCTGATGTACTTCCCCATGCGGGAACTGGCTCCCCCGTTCCTCATGCAGCTGGCCATCGAGGGCACCGGCGGCCTGGACGCGGAGGAGCTGCGGCGTGCCGTCACCGTTGCGTCCGAGGCGAATCCGGGTGCGCGGCTGGTCCGCGAGGGTAAGCACTGGGTGGACAGCGGGCAGGCGCCCGCCGTGCGGGCGGTGCCTCATACGCTGGAATACCCTGCGCTGGAGGGTGATCCGGTACTGAACAGCCCGATCGGGCCGACCTCGGAGGCCACCGCCGAGGTACTGCTGCTCACCGCGGATCCGGTCACCGTGATCTTCCGGGTGTTCCACGGCGTCATGGACGGTATGGGCATGGTCATGTGGGCCACCGATGTGCTGCGGGTGCTGCGCGGGCAGGCGCCGATCGGTGCGGCCGACCCCATCGCCGACGAGGAACTGGTGCGCAAGGTCGGCGCGCCCGGCCGTCCCGCGCTCATGCTGCCGCGATGGCGCTCCGCGCTGGGCACCGGCCGGCAGGATGCGGGTCAACCGCGACACCTGTTGCGCCACCGCACCATCAATGCGACGGGCCCCGGCGCCATGGTGCGCGTCGCCGCCATCCTGGCCGATGAGGGCGGGCCGGTCTCGCGCATCATGATCCCCGTCGACCTGCGCCGCCACGATCCGGAACTGCGCTCCACCGGCAATCTGGCGCTGCCGCTGTTCCTGGATGCCAGTCCCGGCGTCGACTGGAAGCAGCTCAACGCGGACAAGAAGATCGGCCTGCAGGAACGCCGCGAACTCAACCAGATGGAAGCCGCGCGGCTGTCCAATGTGCCGCCCGCCGCCGGTAAGGTCCTGCTGCGCTCGCTCAACTGGGCGGGCGCCCGCCTGGGCCGGAACCTGGCCTCCGCCACCGTCTCCCATATGGGCCGCTACGACTTCGACGACATGGCCGTCCCCGGCTTCACCCCCACCTCGGTCCGCGTCCTTCCCCAGCACAGCGTCGCCATGCCGCTGCTGTTCGGCCTCACCGAAGGCGGCGGCCGCACCGAACTCACGGTCTCCGCCCGCAGCGGCCGCGGTATCCCCGCCCGCCTCGACGCCCTCCTGGACCGCATAGTCACCACCCTGGAAACCGAATTCGCCCCCTCGGACTCCACCGCATCATGA
- a CDS encoding MMPL family transporter has protein sequence MTGWARVVVARPKTVLVAAVLFALACGLFATGLASKVSAAGYTDPGSESSAVDDWVKKAVGPQNPDVVAIYTAPEGQTLADIGPQVQAAVAKVDPALLDRPVETYWNSPRSQYLRSADGREAVAVVFASGDENHRIAVYPQIADALRLPGLQTEMTGYSALAQAISDQSRHDLIVAESISIPLTALVLVLVFGGIVAASLPVIVGSLAVIGALGAVGIIAQFTEVSVFAMNVVSLLGLGLAIDYGLFIVGRFREELAQGRSTEAAVARALDTAGRTVLFSAVLLMCAFAGTFVFPQAVLRSLGFGAIAAVGLAALLSVTALPAALALLGPRISKWSWRADAFERSEERAHRFWGRVVTAVMRRPGAVAIAVGALLLVLASPLTGVRLGDIDHTALPAGNETRTAVEELSARFPAANSGATVLVRESDGSAPTPAAIGTALRELGAVQGVKQALHLETRDSVAIIHAVLVAPDRSPDAQETVHRLRDIQLDGLSLQVGGESAATADSVTAVLSNLPLMITVMVLATLLMLGLAFRSVVLPVKAVLMAFLSLAATFGILTWIFDKGHLAGILGVSVGPVSASMMVLIIAVVFGLSTDYEVFLLSRMVEAHEAGADTEESVRTGTVQTARVITAAAALLVLITGAFTLSPLTPMRFLGLGMVIALIIDATLVRMLLVPALVKLMGPANWWTPLRSRVKPLPHNEIDAESALPQESRSG, from the coding sequence ATTACGGGGTGGGCGCGGGTGGTAGTGGCGCGGCCGAAAACCGTGCTGGTGGCGGCGGTGTTGTTCGCGCTGGCGTGCGGGCTGTTCGCCACCGGGCTGGCGAGCAAGGTCAGTGCGGCGGGGTACACCGATCCCGGGAGTGAATCCAGTGCGGTCGACGACTGGGTGAAAAAGGCTGTGGGGCCGCAGAATCCGGATGTGGTGGCGATCTACACCGCGCCGGAGGGGCAGACGCTGGCCGATATCGGACCGCAGGTGCAGGCGGCGGTGGCGAAGGTCGATCCCGCGCTGCTGGATCGGCCGGTCGAAACCTATTGGAACAGTCCGCGATCGCAGTATCTGCGCTCCGCCGATGGGCGCGAGGCGGTGGCTGTGGTGTTCGCCTCCGGCGACGAAAACCATCGCATCGCGGTGTATCCCCAGATCGCGGACGCGCTGCGGCTGCCGGGCCTGCAGACCGAGATGACCGGGTACAGCGCGCTCGCACAGGCCATCAGCGACCAGTCCCGGCACGATCTGATTGTCGCCGAATCGATTTCGATTCCACTGACCGCGCTGGTGCTGGTGCTCGTCTTCGGCGGCATCGTGGCGGCCTCACTGCCGGTGATCGTCGGTTCGCTCGCGGTGATCGGCGCGCTGGGCGCCGTCGGCATCATCGCCCAGTTCACCGAAGTCAGCGTGTTCGCGATGAATGTCGTCTCGCTGCTCGGGCTCGGATTGGCCATCGACTACGGGCTTTTCATCGTCGGGCGATTTCGCGAGGAGCTCGCGCAGGGCCGCTCCACGGAGGCGGCGGTCGCCCGCGCGCTCGATACCGCGGGCCGCACCGTGCTGTTCTCCGCGGTGCTGCTGATGTGCGCCTTCGCGGGCACCTTCGTCTTCCCGCAGGCGGTGCTGCGCTCCCTCGGATTCGGCGCCATCGCGGCGGTCGGCCTGGCGGCGCTGCTGTCGGTGACCGCGCTCCCCGCCGCACTCGCCCTGCTCGGTCCCCGCATCAGCAAATGGAGTTGGCGCGCAGACGCTTTCGAACGCTCCGAGGAACGCGCACACCGGTTCTGGGGCCGCGTGGTCACCGCGGTCATGCGCCGCCCCGGCGCGGTCGCCATTGCGGTCGGCGCCCTGCTGCTGGTGCTGGCGTCCCCGCTGACCGGCGTCCGGCTCGGCGATATCGACCACACCGCACTGCCCGCGGGCAATGAAACCCGCACGGCCGTAGAGGAATTATCGGCCCGCTTCCCCGCCGCGAACAGCGGTGCGACCGTGCTCGTGCGCGAATCCGACGGCAGCGCACCGACTCCCGCCGCCATCGGCACCGCCTTGCGTGAGCTGGGCGCGGTCCAGGGCGTCAAACAGGCGCTGCATCTGGAGACCCGCGACAGTGTCGCCATCATTCACGCGGTGCTGGTCGCGCCCGACCGCTCACCGGATGCGCAGGAGACCGTGCACCGCCTGCGCGACATACAGCTCGACGGCCTTTCTCTCCAGGTCGGCGGCGAAAGTGCCGCCACGGCAGACAGTGTCACGGCGGTGCTGTCCAATCTCCCGCTGATGATCACCGTCATGGTGCTCGCCACCCTGCTCATGCTCGGCCTCGCATTCCGGTCCGTGGTGCTGCCGGTCAAAGCGGTGCTCATGGCCTTCCTCAGCCTGGCCGCCACCTTCGGCATACTCACCTGGATCTTCGACAAGGGTCATCTGGCGGGCATTCTGGGGGTGAGCGTCGGCCCGGTATCGGCCAGCATGATGGTCCTGATCATCGCCGTGGTCTTCGGCCTCTCCACCGACTACGAGGTCTTCCTGCTCTCCCGCATGGTGGAAGCCCATGAGGCCGGAGCCGATACCGAGGAATCGGTCCGCACCGGCACGGTCCAGACGGCCCGCGTAATCACCGCGGCCGCAGCCCTTCTCGTCCTCATCACCGGAGCCTTCACCCTCTCCCCGCTCACCCCGATGCGCTTCCTCGGACTCGGCATGGTGATCGCCCTGATCATCGACGCCACCCTGGTCCGCATGCTCCTGGTCCCGGCTCTCGTCAAACTCATGGGCCCCGCCAACTGGTGGACACCCCTGCGCAGCAGAGTAAAACCGCTGCCGCACAACGAAATCGACGCCGAGAGCGCTCTCCCGCAAGAATCCAGGAGCGGGTAA
- the rsmI gene encoding 16S rRNA (cytidine(1402)-2'-O)-methyltransferase has translation MSGEPIAAGRLVLAATPMGDIGDASQRLRDALGSADIVAAEDTRRTRSLAKALEVEITGRVVSFYDHVETARIPMLLDEIGAGRTVLLVTDAGMPSVSDPGYTMVAACVERGLPITCLPGPSAVTTALALSGLPVERFCFDGFAPRKSGQRKEWFRTLASEQRAVAFFEAPHRLGDCLADAVEILGPTRRAAVCRELTKTYEEVRRGTLAELAAWAADGARGEITVVLEGAQPVSEEPADLVSQVEALISGGLRLKDACAEVSAATGASRRELYDAVLSSRTAD, from the coding sequence ATGAGCGGCGAGCCGATCGCGGCCGGACGTCTGGTGCTCGCGGCGACACCGATGGGCGATATCGGCGACGCGTCGCAGCGACTGCGGGATGCGCTGGGCTCGGCGGATATCGTCGCCGCCGAGGACACCCGCCGCACCCGCTCGCTCGCCAAGGCGCTCGAGGTGGAGATCACCGGGCGCGTGGTGAGTTTCTACGATCATGTCGAGACGGCCCGGATTCCCATGCTGCTGGACGAGATCGGGGCCGGTCGCACCGTGCTGCTGGTCACCGATGCGGGCATGCCCTCGGTCAGCGATCCGGGGTACACCATGGTCGCCGCCTGTGTGGAGCGCGGTCTCCCCATCACCTGCCTGCCCGGTCCCTCGGCGGTCACCACCGCGCTGGCCCTGTCCGGTCTCCCGGTCGAGCGCTTCTGCTTCGACGGTTTCGCCCCGCGTAAATCCGGTCAGCGCAAGGAGTGGTTCCGGACGCTGGCCTCGGAACAGCGCGCGGTCGCCTTCTTCGAGGCCCCGCACCGCCTGGGCGATTGCCTGGCCGATGCGGTCGAGATTCTCGGGCCCACCCGGCGCGCCGCCGTCTGCCGCGAACTCACCAAGACCTACGAGGAGGTTCGGCGCGGCACCCTGGCCGAGCTGGCCGCCTGGGCCGCCGACGGGGCGCGGGGTGAGATCACCGTGGTTCTCGAAGGCGCGCAACCGGTTTCGGAGGAACCCGCCGATCTGGTGAGCCAGGTCGAGGCTCTCATCTCCGGCGGCCTGCGCCTCAAGGACGCCTGCGCCGAGGTCTCCGCGGCCACCGGCGCCTCCCGCCGCGAACTCTACGACGCGGTCCTCTCCTCCCGCACCGCCGACTGA
- a CDS encoding dolichyl-phosphate-mannose--protein mannosyltransferase, translated as MTQVTDARPPATEAGVALSSPAPLRPSPDFGPTDRARGWVVTLFLTAVAGLTRFIQLGYPTDGKTPVFDEKHYAPQAWQILTGGGVEDNPGYGLVVHPPIGKDMIALGEALFGYTGWGWRFSAAVCGTLLVFLVIRITRRMTRSTLIGAFAGILLIADGVSFVSSRLGMLDIFQAIFVLGAFGCLIVDRDEMRARIALVYAEGRIDDSEYGPRFGVRWWRFGAGLLLGLACGTKWSGMYFVAAFAAMSLAFDLAARRGYRVRRPWAGTAVRDLGPAFWSLTVVPFLVYMGTFWAWFANETSYDRYAVGIHVGRGGAFDWVPTALRSLWYYGGEVLTFHEGLTNSAGNHHPWESKPWTWPMGLRPMLYYYADSGVGGCGQAVCVKAVMLIGTPALWWVAFPMLGWAVWRSFVRRDWRYAAMLVGYCAGLLPWFLQLDRQMYFFYAVPMAPFLAMGVALVLGDVLGHAPPSGRRLSGAPGWQQFAPQSERQGLGLLLVCLYVALVIANFIWLWPILTGMPITTGSWHDHLWLPSWR; from the coding sequence GTGACCCAGGTGACCGACGCGCGACCGCCAGCTACGGAGGCGGGGGTGGCGCTGTCCAGCCCGGCGCCACTGCGACCCTCACCGGATTTCGGGCCTACCGACCGGGCGCGCGGATGGGTGGTCACGCTCTTCCTCACCGCCGTGGCCGGACTCACCCGCTTCATCCAGCTCGGATATCCGACCGACGGCAAGACGCCCGTCTTCGACGAGAAGCATTACGCGCCGCAGGCCTGGCAGATCCTCACCGGCGGCGGCGTCGAGGACAATCCGGGCTACGGGCTGGTGGTGCACCCGCCGATCGGCAAGGACATGATCGCCCTGGGCGAGGCCCTCTTCGGCTATACCGGCTGGGGCTGGCGCTTCTCGGCCGCGGTCTGCGGAACCCTGCTGGTGTTCCTGGTGATTCGCATAACCCGGCGTATGACCCGATCCACGCTCATCGGCGCGTTCGCCGGCATTCTGCTCATTGCCGACGGCGTCAGCTTCGTCTCCTCGCGGCTCGGAATGCTCGATATCTTCCAGGCGATCTTCGTGCTCGGCGCCTTCGGCTGCCTGATCGTGGACCGCGATGAGATGCGGGCCCGCATCGCCCTGGTCTATGCCGAGGGACGCATCGACGACAGCGAGTACGGCCCGCGCTTCGGCGTGCGCTGGTGGCGCTTCGGCGCGGGCCTGCTGCTCGGCCTGGCCTGCGGAACCAAATGGTCCGGAATGTATTTCGTGGCCGCCTTCGCCGCCATGAGCCTCGCCTTCGATCTGGCCGCCCGCCGCGGCTACCGGGTGCGGCGACCGTGGGCCGGCACCGCGGTCCGCGATCTCGGGCCCGCGTTCTGGTCGCTCACGGTGGTGCCGTTCCTGGTCTACATGGGCACCTTCTGGGCCTGGTTCGCCAATGAGACCAGCTACGACCGATACGCGGTGGGCATACACGTGGGTCGCGGCGGCGCCTTCGACTGGGTGCCGACCGCACTGCGCTCGCTCTGGTACTACGGCGGCGAGGTGCTGACCTTCCACGAGGGCCTCACCAATTCCGCGGGCAATCACCATCCCTGGGAATCGAAGCCGTGGACCTGGCCGATGGGACTGCGGCCCATGCTCTACTACTACGCCGACAGCGGGGTGGGCGGCTGCGGGCAGGCGGTGTGCGTGAAGGCCGTCATGCTGATCGGCACACCCGCGCTCTGGTGGGTGGCCTTCCCCATGCTGGGCTGGGCGGTGTGGCGCAGCTTCGTGCGGCGCGACTGGCGGTACGCGGCCATGCTGGTCGGCTACTGCGCCGGACTGCTGCCGTGGTTCCTGCAGCTGGACCGGCAGATGTACTTCTTCTACGCCGTCCCGATGGCGCCCTTCCTGGCCATGGGTGTCGCGCTGGTGCTCGGTGATGTCCTCGGCCACGCCCCACCGAGCGGGCGGCGACTATCGGGCGCGCCGGGCTGGCAGCAGTTCGCGCCGCAGAGCGAACGGCAGGGGCTCGGGCTTCTGCTGGTCTGCCTGTACGTAGCGCTGGTCATCGCCAATTTCATCTGGCTCTGGCCGATTCTCACGGGCATGCCCATCACCACGGGCAGCTGGCACGACCACCTGTGGTTACCCAGCTGGCGCTGA
- a CDS encoding GntR family transcriptional regulator: MLDIPVDHHSTVPPYEQLRQGIVARVRSGELAAGTKIPTVRALAAQLTLAPNTVARAYRELEQDGVLETRGRLGSFIASSGDPTRDVAGRAATEYVAVIRRLGLDDEAAVRYLRAALGEIRH; the protein is encoded by the coding sequence ATGCTCGACATCCCGGTTGACCACCATTCGACGGTGCCGCCGTACGAACAGCTGCGCCAGGGCATCGTTGCCCGGGTGCGGTCCGGGGAGCTCGCCGCCGGGACCAAGATCCCCACGGTGCGCGCGCTCGCGGCGCAGCTGACGCTCGCGCCCAATACGGTGGCGCGCGCCTACCGCGAGCTCGAACAGGACGGTGTGCTCGAAACCCGCGGCCGCCTGGGCTCTTTCATCGCCTCGTCGGGTGATCCGACCCGGGATGTGGCCGGTCGCGCCGCCACCGAATACGTGGCGGTGATCCGGCGGCTCGGGCTGGATGACGAAGCGGCGGTGCGTTATCTACGTGCGGCGCTGGGCGAGATCCGGCACTGA
- the arcA gene encoding arginine deiminase, producing the protein MGTKAAPTARPFSVTSEVGALRTVLLHRPGDELRRLTPRNNDQLLFDAIPWVERAQQEHDIFAGVLRERGVEVLLLADLLTETIAVSGAARIQGISGAVDARRLGHALADELAAYLRTVPAPDLAQLLMAGMTFDELPFGPDHTSLVVRMHHGHDFVIDPLPNLLFTRDSSFWVGPRVAITSLALPARARETSLTDLIYAFHPRFLGVRRAYESHTAPIEGGDVLLLAKGVVAVGVGERTTPAGAEALARSLFEDDLAHTVLAVPIAQTRATMHLDTVCTMVDTDAMVMYPNLQDSLCAFTIRKEVDGTVHMLGPDPFLPAAAKAMGIGELRVIDTGLDGVAAEREQWDDGNNTLALAPGVVVAYERNEMTNARLADAGIEVLAIPGSELGSGRGGPRCLSCPLSRDEV; encoded by the coding sequence ATGGGAACAAAGGCTGCGCCCACGGCGCGACCGTTTTCCGTGACCTCGGAAGTCGGCGCACTGCGCACGGTGCTGCTGCACCGGCCGGGTGACGAACTGCGCCGGCTCACCCCTCGCAACAATGATCAGTTGCTCTTCGACGCCATTCCGTGGGTGGAACGGGCGCAGCAGGAGCACGACATCTTCGCCGGGGTGTTGCGCGAGCGCGGGGTCGAGGTACTGCTGCTGGCCGATCTGCTCACCGAGACCATCGCGGTCAGCGGGGCGGCCCGGATACAGGGCATCTCCGGTGCGGTGGACGCGCGGCGGCTCGGGCATGCGCTCGCCGACGAGCTGGCCGCCTACCTGCGCACGGTGCCCGCGCCGGACCTGGCGCAGCTGCTCATGGCGGGCATGACCTTCGACGAGCTGCCCTTCGGGCCCGATCACACCTCGCTGGTGGTGCGCATGCACCACGGGCACGATTTTGTCATCGACCCGCTGCCGAATCTGCTCTTCACCAGGGACTCGTCATTCTGGGTGGGTCCGCGGGTGGCCATCACCTCGCTCGCGCTGCCCGCGCGGGCGCGGGAGACCTCGCTGACCGATCTCATCTACGCCTTCCATCCGCGTTTCCTGGGGGTGCGGCGGGCCTACGAATCGCATACCGCGCCCATCGAGGGCGGCGATGTGCTGCTGCTGGCCAAGGGCGTGGTGGCGGTCGGGGTGGGGGAGCGCACCACGCCCGCCGGTGCGGAAGCCTTGGCGCGCAGTCTCTTCGAGGACGATCTCGCGCATACCGTGCTGGCGGTGCCGATCGCGCAGACCCGCGCCACCATGCATCTGGACACGGTCTGCACCATGGTCGACACCGATGCCATGGTCATGTACCCGAATCTGCAGGATTCCCTGTGCGCGTTCACCATTCGCAAGGAGGTGGACGGGACGGTGCATATGCTGGGACCGGACCCCTTCCTGCCGGCCGCGGCGAAGGCCATGGGCATCGGTGAGCTGCGGGTCATCGATACCGGCCTGGATGGTGTTGCCGCCGAACGGGAACAGTGGGACGACGGCAACAACACGCTGGCCCTCGCGCCGGGCGTGGTCGTCGCCTACGAACGCAATGAGATGACCAATGCGCGGCTCGCCGACGCCGGTATCGAGGTATTGGCCATTCCGGGTTCCGAATTGGGTTCCGGCCGAGGCGGTCCGCGCTGTCTGTCCTGCCCGCTGTCGCGTGACGAGGTGTGA
- the soxR gene encoding redox-sensitive transcriptional activator SoxR, with protein MQTASWQAKELTPGQLAQRAGVTVSALHFYEREGLITARRTSGNQRRYPRETLRRVAFIRISQRVGIPLGEIRQALDNLPDGRNPTRRDWEALSTAWRSDLDERIEQLIRLRDSLTGCIGCGCLSLGTCKIVNAHDHLGDEGPGARVLDVHAGESCGKHESADHAGCELPLAETS; from the coding sequence ATGCAAACCGCGTCATGGCAGGCGAAGGAATTGACGCCGGGCCAGCTGGCACAACGCGCCGGAGTTACGGTGTCCGCCTTGCATTTCTACGAACGTGAGGGCTTGATCACAGCCCGCCGAACCAGCGGCAACCAACGCCGCTACCCCCGGGAAACCCTGCGCCGGGTGGCCTTCATCCGCATCTCACAGCGTGTCGGAATTCCGCTCGGTGAAATCCGCCAGGCCCTCGACAATCTGCCCGACGGCCGCAACCCCACGCGGCGCGACTGGGAGGCGCTGTCGACGGCGTGGCGGTCCGATCTCGACGAGCGCATCGAACAGCTGATTCGCCTGCGCGACAGCCTCACCGGCTGCATCGGCTGCGGCTGCCTGTCCCTGGGAACCTGCAAGATCGTCAATGCCCACGACCACCTCGGCGACGAGGGTCCGGGCGCGCGCGTGCTGGACGTGCACGCGGGCGAATCCTGCGGCAAGCACGAGAGTGCCGACCATGCGGGCTGCGAACTGCCGCTGGCGGAAACTTCCTGA
- a CDS encoding SDR family oxidoreductase: MWTGVRERTFSGKKTLITGAASGIGRSTALAAARSGAQLVLTDVNSDGLDTAVAEIRAAGGVVEFAQALDISDYDAVTAFAGQVHEQVGALDVVMNIAGVSTWGTVENLEHKHWKRMVDVNLMGPIHVIENFVPPMIKAGRGGALVNVSSAAGLMAFPWHAAYSASKYGLRGVSEVLRFDLERHDISVHLVVPGAVDTPLVQSVDIVGVDRDDPRIQAWINRFRRHAKNPDEVAQSILSGVQKGRYLIHTQFDIRFGYWWVRKFAWPYEFAMRRANALFTTFLPRVQVAEIPPKPELPQVRSKPEPVKAPKPELTPEA; encoded by the coding sequence ATGTGGACCGGCGTGCGCGAGCGAACCTTCAGCGGCAAGAAGACTCTGATCACCGGAGCTGCCAGCGGCATCGGGCGCTCCACCGCCCTCGCCGCGGCCCGTAGCGGGGCGCAGCTGGTACTGACGGACGTGAATTCCGACGGCCTGGATACGGCGGTCGCGGAGATCCGCGCCGCGGGCGGCGTGGTCGAGTTCGCGCAGGCCCTCGATATCAGCGACTACGACGCCGTCACCGCCTTCGCCGGGCAGGTGCACGAGCAGGTGGGCGCGCTCGACGTGGTGATGAATATCGCCGGCGTCTCGACCTGGGGCACGGTCGAGAACCTCGAGCACAAGCACTGGAAACGCATGGTCGATGTGAACCTCATGGGTCCCATCCATGTGATCGAGAACTTCGTGCCGCCGATGATCAAGGCCGGGCGCGGCGGGGCGCTGGTCAATGTGTCCTCGGCGGCCGGGCTGATGGCCTTCCCCTGGCATGCGGCCTACAGCGCGAGCAAATATGGGCTGCGCGGGGTTTCGGAGGTGCTGCGGTTCGATCTGGAGCGGCACGATATCTCCGTGCACCTGGTGGTGCCGGGTGCGGTGGACACCCCGCTGGTGCAGAGCGTGGATATTGTCGGCGTGGATCGGGACGATCCGCGAATCCAGGCGTGGATCAATCGTTTCCGGCGGCATGCCAAGAATCCGGACGAGGTGGCGCAGTCGATTCTGTCGGGAGTGCAGAAGGGTCGGTACCTGATTCACACCCAGTTCGATATCCGCTTCGGTTACTGGTGGGTGCGCAAGTTCGCCTGGCCGTACGAATTCGCCATGCGCCGCGCCAATGCACTGTTCACGACGTTCCTGCCGCGCGTGCAGGTCGCGGAGATCCCGCCGAAGCCGGAACTCCCGCAAGTCCGATCCAAGCCCGAGCCCGTGAAGGCCCCGAAGCCCGAGCTCACGCCCGAGGCCTAG
- a CDS encoding putative bifunctional diguanylate cyclase/phosphodiesterase: MPRQTLDSLVTQVASELMGVDATTMVAASERVLSWLVEHFDVDFSYLRHTDRERRASVLIAEWPSRSVTIEPDPLRVTYFDRADSVFAKLENAIEPLIVRPIPEHADYQHTIHLSSGIPQVSMACVPLVSRGESTGVLGFVKEGDREWSTRELNVLKAIAALFAQLQARVVAEERLRYIAMHDDLTGLANRRALLEHMEERLRTGAPGPVAAFFLDLDRLKALNDFLGHTAGDNFIRTLATRLRDHLDPGDMIARLGGDEFVIVPAKPMDAGAADLEATRIQQLIARRVTVGGETVSRGASVGVAVGIPGETTVADVLRRADHALLSAKSSGGNGVAVFTDAMRAQFELQDDVELNLRGAVSDGSLILHYQPEVDLRTGRVVALEALVRWQHPTRGLLPPGAFVGVAEATNLAGELGRWVIRTACEQFASWRRRGLASSVVIRINVSPVQLVSLDFVETMEGILRRYGIDGSSVCLEITEHVVVQDLARTQVTLRGLKRMGVQIAIDDFGTGYSSLSHLKALPVDAVKIDRGFVQRLGASADDLAIVKSIVGLAGSFGLGVVGEGVETTVAARTLVALGCYRAQGFLIARPMPADEVEQHLAAGRIALDLDLPGTGRMGTP, translated from the coding sequence GTGCCTCGGCAGACGCTCGACTCACTGGTAACCCAGGTTGCCTCGGAGTTGATGGGTGTCGACGCCACCACGATGGTGGCGGCGAGTGAGCGCGTGCTGTCCTGGCTCGTCGAGCATTTCGATGTCGACTTCAGCTATCTGCGCCACACCGACCGGGAACGACGTGCCTCCGTGCTCATCGCGGAATGGCCGAGCCGTTCGGTCACCATCGAACCGGACCCATTGCGCGTCACCTACTTCGATCGCGCCGATTCGGTGTTCGCGAAGCTGGAGAACGCCATCGAGCCGCTGATCGTGCGGCCGATCCCCGAACATGCCGATTATCAGCACACCATCCATCTGTCCTCCGGGATTCCGCAGGTGTCGATGGCGTGTGTGCCGCTGGTATCGCGCGGTGAATCGACCGGTGTGCTCGGTTTCGTCAAGGAGGGCGATCGCGAATGGAGTACGCGAGAGCTCAATGTGCTCAAGGCGATTGCCGCGCTGTTCGCGCAGCTGCAGGCGCGCGTGGTGGCCGAGGAGCGGCTGCGCTATATCGCCATGCACGACGATCTGACCGGGCTGGCCAATCGGCGCGCGCTGCTCGAGCATATGGAGGAGCGGCTGCGGACGGGTGCTCCCGGTCCGGTGGCGGCGTTCTTCCTGGATCTGGATCGGCTCAAGGCGCTCAACGACTTCCTCGGGCATACGGCCGGGGACAATTTCATTCGCACGCTGGCCACCCGGCTGCGTGATCACCTCGATCCCGGCGACATGATCGCGCGGCTGGGCGGCGACGAGTTCGTCATCGTCCCGGCCAAGCCGATGGATGCCGGCGCGGCCGATCTCGAGGCCACCCGGATCCAGCAGCTGATCGCCCGCCGGGTGACGGTCGGCGGGGAGACGGTCAGCCGCGGCGCGAGTGTGGGTGTGGCCGTGGGCATTCCGGGGGAGACCACGGTCGCCGATGTCCTGCGCCGCGCCGATCACGCACTGCTGTCGGCGAAATCGAGCGGCGGCAACGGCGTCGCGGTCTTCACCGATGCCATGCGCGCCCAGTTCGAACTGCAGGACGATGTCGAGCTGAACCTGCGCGGTGCGGTGTCGGACGGTTCGCTGATCCTGCACTATCAGCCGGAGGTGGATCTACGCACCGGCCGGGTGGTGGCGCTGGAAGCGCTGGTGCGCTGGCAGCATCCCACGCGCGGACTGCTGCCGCCGGGCGCGTTCGTCGGCGTCGCGGAGGCCACCAATCTCGCGGGTGAGCTGGGGCGCTGGGTGATTCGCACGGCGTGTGAGCAGTTCGCGTCGTGGCGGCGGCGGGGGCTGGCCTCGAGCGTGGTCATTCGTATCAATGTGTCGCCGGTGCAGCTGGTGAGTCTCGACTTCGTGGAGACCATGGAGGGGATTCTGCGCCGCTACGGCATCGACGGCAGTTCGGTCTGCCTGGAGATCACCGAACATGTGGTGGTGCAGGACCTCGCGCGCACCCAGGTGACGCTGCGCGGGCTCAAGCGGATGGGCGTGCAGATCGCCATCGACGACTTCGGCACCGGCTACTCCTCGCTCTCCCACCTCAAGGCGCTGCCGGTCGACGCGGTCAAGATCGACCGTGGTTTCGTCCAGCGCCTGGGCGCCAGCGCGGACGATCTGGCCATTGTGAAATCGATTGTCGGACTGGCCGGTTCGTTCGGACTCGGCGTGGTCGGCGAGGGTGTGGAAACGACCGTCGCGGCGCGCACCCTGGTGGCCCTCGGGTGCTATCGTGCGCAGGGATTTCTGATCGCGCGACCCATGCCCGCCGATGAGGTGGAGCAGCATCTGGCCGCCGGGCGCATCGCCCTCGACCTGGATCTACCGGGTACCGGTCGGATGGGTACCCCCTGA